A single genomic interval of Streptomyces sp. 1222.5 harbors:
- a CDS encoding helicase C-terminal domain-containing protein, which translates to MSPEASSAPRSLAEALRARDDASLGALLRSRPDLITPVPTDLTQLATRAGTRASVLRALERLDRFALQTAEALAVAPDPASYDTLLGLMAGDAGDEAVAGALPHAVATLREQALVWGDDRRLRLVRTARELLAPSPQHPSPTGLGPSVQEATSGMSPGRIQEIVTTAGLPSTHDSVSAVAALTGLFTHRRKMARLLAEAPEGGLEVLSRLVWGPPYGQVTPEPAAHLRWLLDRGLLLPTAPGTVVLPREVALHLRAGRAHRAPEPLPPVVEPAATHSPQVVDATAAGQAYTALATVEELLKDWDEGGPAVLRAGGLSVRDLKRTAVALDVSEPVAAFWVELAYAAGLLASDGEADERYAATPAYDEWLERPPAERWARLAEAWLSATRTPGLVGGRDAKDRTLSALGPGLDRSAAVEVRHRVLSLLAALPRGGAPDAGSVLARLRWERPLRGPQRDGGEDDLRTRLARWTLAEAEQLGVTGRGALSAHGRALLGAPAAAGAHAPGSAEAAAVSSGPGDKLPVHHHRPPAARAPLSPAEQALATTAAARLLAPLLPEPLDHVLLQADLTAVAPGPLQRPLADMLGVLAEVESKGGATVYRFTPASVRRALDAGRAAADLHAFLSRHSRTPVPQPLAYLIDDVARKHGHLRVGAASAYVRCDDDTLLGEILADKRGAALRLRRLAPTVLASQSDPAALLEGLRAMGYAPAAESAEGDVVITRAHAHRTPPRTAPEPVPDGPPPPDGTLLTAAIRAIRAGDMAATTPRKTTGTPLTGGELPRTSSAETLATVQAAVLTGESLWIGYVNAEGTASQRVIAPIRVEGGFVTAYDHTADEVRTYPLHRITGVAELADD; encoded by the coding sequence ATGAGCCCCGAGGCCTCCTCAGCCCCTCGCTCCCTCGCGGAAGCGCTCCGTGCCAGGGACGATGCCTCCCTGGGCGCCCTCCTGCGCAGCAGGCCGGATCTCATCACCCCCGTACCGACCGATCTCACCCAGCTGGCCACCCGGGCCGGCACCCGCGCCTCGGTGCTGCGCGCCCTGGAACGGCTGGACCGGTTCGCGCTCCAGACCGCCGAGGCGCTGGCCGTGGCCCCGGACCCGGCGTCGTACGACACCCTGCTCGGGCTGATGGCCGGGGACGCGGGGGACGAGGCCGTCGCCGGTGCGCTGCCGCACGCCGTCGCCACCCTGCGCGAGCAGGCGCTGGTGTGGGGCGACGACCGGCGGCTGCGGCTCGTCCGCACCGCGCGGGAACTGCTCGCGCCGTCCCCGCAGCACCCCTCTCCGACGGGCCTCGGGCCGTCCGTGCAGGAGGCCACCTCGGGCATGTCGCCGGGCCGGATCCAGGAGATCGTGACGACGGCCGGGCTGCCCTCGACCCATGACTCGGTGTCGGCCGTCGCCGCGCTGACCGGGCTGTTCACGCACCGCAGGAAGATGGCGCGGCTGCTCGCCGAGGCGCCGGAGGGCGGCCTGGAGGTGCTGTCCCGGCTGGTGTGGGGCCCGCCGTACGGGCAGGTCACCCCCGAACCGGCCGCGCATCTGCGCTGGCTGCTCGACCGGGGCCTGCTGCTGCCGACCGCGCCCGGCACGGTCGTGCTGCCCCGGGAGGTCGCCCTGCATCTGCGCGCGGGCCGGGCGCACCGGGCGCCCGAGCCGCTGCCGCCCGTCGTGGAGCCGGCCGCGACGCACAGTCCACAAGTGGTGGACGCGACGGCGGCCGGGCAGGCGTACACCGCGCTCGCCACCGTCGAGGAGCTGCTGAAGGACTGGGACGAGGGCGGTCCGGCCGTGCTGCGCGCCGGGGGCCTGAGCGTGCGGGACCTCAAGCGGACCGCCGTCGCCCTGGACGTCTCCGAACCGGTCGCCGCCTTCTGGGTCGAACTGGCCTACGCCGCCGGTCTGCTCGCCTCCGACGGCGAGGCCGACGAGCGGTACGCGGCCACCCCCGCCTACGACGAGTGGCTGGAGCGGCCCCCCGCCGAGCGCTGGGCCCGGCTGGCGGAGGCATGGCTGTCGGCCACCCGGACGCCGGGGCTGGTCGGCGGCCGGGACGCGAAGGACCGCACGCTCTCCGCGCTCGGCCCGGGCCTCGACCGCTCGGCCGCCGTCGAGGTGCGGCACCGGGTGCTGAGCCTGCTGGCCGCGCTGCCGCGGGGTGGCGCCCCGGACGCCGGGTCGGTGCTGGCCCGGCTGCGCTGGGAGCGGCCGCTGCGGGGCCCGCAGCGGGACGGCGGCGAGGACGATCTGCGCACCCGGCTGGCGCGCTGGACCCTCGCGGAGGCCGAGCAGCTGGGCGTGACCGGCCGCGGCGCGCTGTCCGCACACGGTCGCGCCCTCCTCGGCGCGCCGGCCGCGGCCGGCGCGCACGCCCCGGGCTCCGCCGAGGCCGCCGCGGTCTCCTCCGGCCCCGGTGACAAGCTCCCGGTGCACCACCACCGTCCACCGGCGGCCCGTGCGCCGCTCTCCCCCGCCGAGCAGGCACTCGCCACGACGGCCGCCGCCCGGCTGCTCGCCCCGCTCCTCCCCGAACCCCTGGACCACGTGCTGCTCCAGGCCGACCTGACGGCGGTGGCCCCGGGCCCGCTCCAGCGCCCGCTCGCGGACATGCTGGGCGTGCTCGCCGAGGTGGAGTCCAAGGGCGGGGCCACGGTCTACCGGTTCACCCCGGCCTCGGTCCGCCGCGCCCTGGACGCCGGCCGGGCCGCCGCCGACCTGCACGCCTTCCTCAGCCGGCACTCCCGTACGCCGGTCCCGCAGCCGCTCGCGTATCTGATCGACGACGTGGCCCGCAAGCACGGCCATCTGCGGGTGGGCGCGGCCTCGGCGTACGTGCGCTGCGACGACGACACGCTGCTGGGCGAGATCCTCGCCGACAAGCGCGGCGCCGCCCTGCGCCTGCGCCGGCTCGCCCCGACCGTGCTCGCCTCCCAGTCCGACCCGGCGGCGCTGCTGGAGGGCCTGCGCGCGATGGGTTACGCACCGGCCGCGGAGTCCGCCGAGGGCGACGTCGTGATCACCCGCGCCCACGCCCACCGGACGCCGCCGCGCACCGCGCCCGAGCCGGTCCCGGACGGGCCGCCGCCGCCCGACGGCACGCTCCTCACGGCGGCGATCCGCGCGATCCGGGCGGGCGACATGGCCGCGACCACCCCGCGCAAGACCACGGGCACGCCCCTGACCGGCGGCGAGCTGCCCCGCACGTCCTCCGCCGAGACCCTCGCCACCGTGCAGGCCGCCGTCCTCACCGGCGAGTCCCTGTGGATCGGCTACGTCAACGCCGAGGGCACCGCCAGTCAGCGCGTCATCGCCCCCATCCGGGTCGAGGGCGGCTTCGTGACGGCGTACGACCACACCGCGGACGAGGTCCGGACGTACCCGCTGCACCGGATCACCGGGGTCGCCGAGCTGGCGGACGACTGA
- a CDS encoding DUF4031 domain-containing protein, translated as MTVYVDPPAWPGHGRMWSHLVSDVSYDELHSFAERLGVPRRAFERDHYDVPSHRYADVVAAGAVEVSSREVVRLLHASGLRRRKRGQARRT; from the coding sequence GTGACCGTCTATGTCGATCCGCCGGCCTGGCCCGGCCACGGCCGCATGTGGTCGCACCTGGTGAGCGACGTGTCGTACGACGAACTGCACTCCTTCGCCGAGCGGTTGGGCGTGCCCCGGCGGGCCTTCGAGCGCGACCACTACGACGTCCCCTCGCACCGGTACGCGGACGTGGTGGCCGCGGGCGCGGTGGAGGTCAGCAGCCGCGAGGTGGTGCGGCTGCTGCACGCCTCGGGTCTGCGCCGGCGCAAGCGCGGTCAGGCCCGGCGGACGTAG
- a CDS encoding glycosyltransferase 87 family protein: MLLALSLASFTTLCVLRGAPMADLLVYRAEGAAVVHGTDLYGFTVTRWGLPATYPPFAAILFVPAVGLPLPALKAVFLAGNVLMLAGLVVLSARLASRSPGPAALCAATAAALWLEPVFQTLLFGQINLAVACLTLWDLTRPPGARARGLALGVAAGIKLTPAVFVVHLFLRGRRREAATAVAAFACTVLAGFLLLPVASADFWTRRLYETGRVGKGWIVDNQSLQGLIARMLHDPAPGAAWALPAALAAVAGLALAARARRESHAVLLTAFTALLICPISWTHHWVWCVPLLAVLWAEGHARTAALVALVFTARTMWLVPHEGDLDLELPYWQQPLAAAYPVLVLGLTVAYDSMISRRPTLSTEQTGNTACPSRPFGSARR; encoded by the coding sequence TTGCTCCTCGCCCTCTCCCTCGCCTCCTTCACCACCCTGTGCGTCCTGCGCGGCGCACCCATGGCCGACCTCCTCGTCTACCGGGCCGAGGGCGCGGCCGTCGTCCACGGCACCGATCTCTACGGCTTCACGGTCACCCGGTGGGGGCTTCCCGCGACCTATCCGCCCTTCGCGGCGATCCTCTTCGTCCCGGCGGTCGGGCTGCCCCTCCCCGCCCTGAAGGCGGTCTTCCTGGCCGGCAACGTGCTCATGCTCGCCGGTCTGGTCGTCCTTTCCGCCCGCCTGGCGTCCCGCTCCCCGGGCCCCGCGGCGCTGTGCGCGGCCACGGCCGCCGCCCTCTGGCTGGAGCCGGTCTTCCAGACGCTGCTGTTCGGCCAGATCAACCTGGCGGTCGCCTGCCTGACCCTGTGGGACCTCACCCGGCCGCCCGGCGCCCGCGCCCGCGGCCTAGCCCTCGGTGTCGCGGCCGGCATCAAGCTCACCCCGGCCGTCTTCGTGGTGCACCTGTTCCTGCGCGGCCGCAGACGGGAGGCGGCCACGGCGGTGGCGGCCTTCGCCTGCACGGTCCTCGCGGGCTTCCTGCTGCTCCCCGTGGCGAGCGCCGACTTCTGGACCCGGCGCCTGTACGAGACCGGCCGGGTGGGCAAGGGCTGGATCGTGGACAACCAGTCGCTGCAAGGGCTGATCGCGCGGATGCTGCACGACCCGGCGCCGGGCGCCGCCTGGGCGCTCCCGGCCGCGCTGGCGGCGGTGGCGGGCCTGGCGCTGGCCGCGCGGGCCCGCCGGGAGAGCCACGCCGTCCTGCTGACCGCCTTCACGGCCCTGCTGATCTGCCCGATCAGCTGGACCCACCACTGGGTGTGGTGCGTTCCGTTGCTGGCCGTGCTGTGGGCGGAGGGCCACGCCCGGACGGCCGCGCTGGTGGCCCTCGTCTTCACCGCCCGCACCATGTGGCTGGTGCCCCACGAGGGCGACCTCGACCTGGAACTGCCCTACTGGCAGCAGCCGTTGGCGGCCGCCTACCCCGTCCTGGTGCTCGGGCTGACCGTCGCGTATGACAGCATGATCAGCCGTCGTCCGACCCTTTCGACCGAGCAAACGGGGAACACCGCATGTCCTTCTCGACCCTTCGGATCCGCAAGGCGGTGA
- a CDS encoding GNAT family N-acetyltransferase, whose amino-acid sequence MSRAVAGCLGTLRTVVDRDWAGTRAGRLEWDCRRTAEHVASGLLAYAGQLAGRAQEAYAPFGITLDEGTDNAGLLHVIDTTGVLLATTVATTPPDVRAFHPYPFGNADREGFAAMGTAEVLLHTHDIAEGLGIAYEPDEALAESVLAWLFPHVQPGTAPWPTLLWATGRGELPGRAPVTEWRWRNNLVLPTGRLSLTGIRPAAARDLRLGGDGGLTWADGGPYEGTREAAGFLVKAYEAGVHRPEFGVFALVRREDGLAVGGIGFHGAPDEEGRVEIGYDLVEGARGRGYATEAVDALAAWALARPDVALVIATIEADNVPSQHVITRAGFTRATVEEEHTARAEHGMDGGLLLYVRRA is encoded by the coding sequence GTGAGCAGGGCCGTGGCGGGCTGCCTGGGGACGCTGCGGACGGTGGTGGACCGCGACTGGGCGGGTACCCGCGCCGGGCGGCTGGAGTGGGACTGCCGACGGACGGCCGAGCACGTCGCGAGCGGTCTCCTCGCGTACGCCGGGCAGTTGGCGGGCCGCGCCCAGGAGGCGTACGCACCCTTCGGCATCACCTTGGACGAGGGCACCGACAACGCGGGCCTGCTGCACGTGATCGACACGACCGGCGTGCTGCTCGCCACCACCGTCGCCACCACCCCGCCCGACGTCCGCGCCTTCCACCCGTACCCCTTCGGCAACGCGGACCGCGAGGGCTTCGCCGCGATGGGCACCGCCGAGGTGCTGCTGCACACCCACGACATCGCCGAGGGCCTGGGCATCGCGTACGAGCCGGACGAGGCCCTGGCGGAGTCCGTCCTGGCCTGGCTCTTCCCGCACGTCCAGCCCGGCACCGCGCCCTGGCCGACGCTGCTGTGGGCCACCGGCCGCGGCGAACTGCCCGGCCGCGCCCCGGTCACCGAGTGGCGCTGGCGCAACAACCTCGTCCTGCCCACCGGGCGCCTCAGCCTGACCGGCATCCGCCCGGCCGCCGCCCGCGACCTGCGCCTCGGCGGCGACGGCGGCCTCACCTGGGCCGACGGCGGGCCGTACGAGGGCACCCGGGAGGCCGCCGGGTTCCTGGTGAAGGCGTACGAAGCGGGCGTGCACCGGCCGGAGTTCGGGGTCTTCGCCCTCGTACGCCGGGAGGACGGCCTGGCGGTCGGCGGCATCGGCTTCCACGGCGCCCCGGACGAGGAGGGCAGGGTCGAGATCGGCTACGACCTCGTCGAGGGAGCGCGCGGCCGGGGCTACGCCACCGAGGCCGTGGACGCGCTGGCCGCGTGGGCGCTGGCGCGTCCGGACGTCGCCCTGGTCATCGCCACCATCGAGGCGGACAACGTGCCCTCGCAGCACGTGATCACCCGGGCGGGGTTCACCCGGGCCACCGTGGAGGAGGAGCACACGGCCCGCGCGGAGCACGGCATGGACGGCGGGCTCCTGCTCTACGTCCGCCGGGCCTGA
- a CDS encoding DNA repair helicase XPB yields the protein MNGPLIVQSDKTLLLEVDHERADDCRRVIAPFAELERAPEHIHTYRVTPLGLWNARAAGHDAEQVVDALVEYSRYPVPHALLVDIAETMDRYGRLTLSKHPAHGLVLTSTDRPVLEEVLKSKRIAPLVGARLDADTVVVHPSERGQIKQVLLKLGWPAEDLAGYVDGEAHPIELLEDGWNLRPYQKQAVENFWHGGSGVVVLPCGAGKTLVGAGSMAQAKSTTLILVTNTVSARQWKHELVKRTSLTEDEIGEYSGTRKEIRPVTIATYQVLTTRRKGVYPHLELFDSRDWGLIVYDEVHLLPAPVFKFTADLQARRRLGLTATLVREDGRESDVFSLIGPKRFDAPWKEIEAQGYIAPADCVEVRVNLTDTERLAYATAETEEKYRFCATTATKRKVTEAIVRRFAGQQILVIGQYIDQLDELGEHLNAPVIKGETSNAQREKLFDAFREGEISVLVVSKVANFSIDLPEATVAIQVSGTFGSRQEEAQRLGRVLRPKADGHQAHFYSVVARDTIDQDFAAHRQRFLAEQGYAYRIVDADEILAEG from the coding sequence GTGAATGGTCCACTGATCGTCCAGTCGGACAAGACGCTGCTCCTGGAGGTCGACCATGAGCGCGCCGACGACTGCCGCCGGGTGATCGCGCCCTTCGCCGAACTGGAGCGGGCGCCCGAGCACATCCACACCTACCGGGTCACCCCGCTCGGCCTGTGGAACGCGCGTGCCGCCGGGCACGACGCCGAGCAGGTCGTCGACGCCCTCGTGGAGTACAGCCGCTACCCGGTGCCGCACGCGCTGCTCGTCGACATCGCCGAGACGATGGACCGCTACGGCCGCCTCACCCTGTCCAAGCACCCCGCGCACGGGCTCGTGCTCACCAGCACCGACCGGCCCGTGCTGGAGGAGGTGCTGAAGTCCAAGCGGATCGCCCCGCTGGTCGGCGCCCGCCTCGACGCGGACACCGTCGTGGTGCACCCCTCCGAGCGCGGCCAGATCAAGCAGGTGCTGCTGAAGCTGGGCTGGCCCGCCGAGGACCTCGCCGGGTACGTGGACGGCGAGGCGCATCCGATCGAGCTGCTGGAGGACGGCTGGAACCTGCGGCCGTACCAGAAGCAGGCCGTGGAGAACTTCTGGCACGGCGGCAGCGGTGTCGTGGTGCTGCCCTGCGGCGCGGGCAAGACGCTGGTCGGCGCCGGGTCCATGGCGCAGGCGAAGTCGACCACGCTGATCCTCGTCACCAACACCGTCTCCGCCCGGCAGTGGAAGCACGAGCTGGTGAAGCGGACCTCGCTCACCGAGGACGAGATCGGCGAGTACAGCGGGACGCGGAAGGAGATCCGGCCCGTCACCATCGCCACCTACCAGGTGCTGACCACCCGGCGGAAGGGCGTCTACCCGCACCTGGAGCTGTTCGACTCCCGCGACTGGGGCCTGATCGTCTACGACGAGGTGCATCTGCTGCCGGCCCCCGTCTTCAAGTTCACCGCCGACCTCCAGGCGCGGCGGCGGCTCGGCCTGACGGCCACCCTGGTCCGTGAGGACGGCCGTGAGTCGGACGTGTTCTCGCTGATCGGGCCGAAGCGGTTCGACGCGCCCTGGAAGGAGATCGAGGCGCAGGGCTACATCGCGCCCGCCGACTGCGTCGAGGTCCGCGTCAACCTCACCGACACCGAGCGGCTGGCGTACGCCACCGCCGAGACGGAGGAGAAGTACCGGTTCTGCGCGACCACCGCCACCAAGCGGAAGGTCACGGAGGCCATCGTCCGCCGGTTCGCCGGGCAGCAGATCCTCGTCATCGGCCAGTACATCGACCAGCTGGACGAGCTGGGCGAGCACCTGAACGCCCCGGTGATCAAGGGCGAGACGTCCAACGCCCAGCGCGAGAAGCTCTTCGACGCCTTCCGCGAGGGCGAGATCAGCGTGCTGGTGGTCTCGAAGGTCGCCAACTTCTCCATCGACCTGCCCGAAGCCACCGTCGCCATCCAGGTGTCCGGCACCTTCGGCTCCCGGCAGGAGGAGGCCCAGCGGCTGGGGCGCGTGCTGCGGCCCAAGGCCGACGGCCACCAGGCCCACTTCTACTCGGTGGTCGCCCGCGACACCATCGACCAGGACTTCGCCGCCCACCGCCAGCGCTTCCTGGCGGAGCAGGGGTACGCGTACCGGATCGTGGACGCGGACGAGATCCTGGCGGAGGGCTAG
- a CDS encoding HAD family hydrolase, translating to MAPMALTIGFDLDMTLIDSRPGIRACYLALSERTGAYIDADLAVTRLGPPLAEELVNWFPAEQVPAMADLYREMYPSIAVAASPAMAGAREAMDAVRAAGGRTMVVTAKYEPNAKLHLAHLGIEPDVVVGDLWAERKAQALREYGASVYVGDHTGDVRGARTAGALSVAVATGPCPADELRAAGADVVLDDLAAFPAWLAGYRDAPRA from the coding sequence ATGGCGCCCATGGCTCTCACCATCGGCTTCGACCTCGACATGACCCTCATAGACTCCCGGCCGGGCATCCGTGCCTGCTATCTGGCGCTGTCGGAGCGGACAGGTGCGTACATCGACGCCGATCTCGCGGTGACCCGGCTCGGGCCGCCGCTCGCGGAGGAGCTCGTCAACTGGTTCCCGGCCGAACAGGTGCCCGCCATGGCCGACCTGTATCGGGAGATGTACCCGTCGATCGCCGTCGCCGCGAGCCCCGCGATGGCCGGCGCCCGCGAGGCGATGGACGCGGTCCGGGCGGCCGGCGGCCGCACGATGGTGGTCACCGCGAAGTACGAGCCGAACGCCAAGCTGCACCTGGCCCACCTGGGCATCGAGCCGGACGTGGTCGTCGGCGACCTGTGGGCGGAACGGAAGGCACAGGCACTGCGCGAGTACGGCGCGAGCGTCTACGTCGGCGACCACACCGGTGACGTGCGAGGAGCCCGCACGGCGGGAGCCCTGTCGGTGGCCGTGGCGACCGGCCCCTGCCCCGCCGACGAACTGCGCGCCGCCGGCGCGGACGTGGTGCTGGACGACCTCGCCGCGTTCCCGGCCTGGCTGGCCGGTTACCGGGACGCGCCCCGCGCCTGA
- a CDS encoding copper homeostasis protein CutC, producing the protein MSKRAVLEVIALDVEDAVAAQAGGADRLELVTEMAADGLTPSPATVAGIRAAVDIDLRVMLRLTDGFAAGDAEGLVRAADELRGAGAEQFVLGFLDAGGTVDLDTVERVVAALDGCRWTFHRAIDRAADRDALRKQLADLPGLDTYLTAGSATGVDAGLPTLLAEAAHGGEPGYEQQILVGGGLRLDHVPRLRTGGIDAFHIGGAARPGGWAGPVSADAVARWRTILDGGAGEG; encoded by the coding sequence ATGAGCAAGCGTGCGGTCCTGGAGGTGATCGCCCTCGACGTCGAGGACGCGGTCGCCGCCCAGGCAGGAGGCGCGGACCGGCTGGAGCTGGTCACGGAGATGGCGGCCGACGGACTCACCCCGTCCCCGGCCACCGTGGCCGGGATCCGCGCCGCCGTCGACATCGACCTGCGCGTGATGCTCCGGCTGACGGACGGCTTCGCGGCCGGCGACGCGGAGGGCCTGGTCCGGGCGGCGGACGAGCTGCGCGGGGCCGGCGCGGAGCAGTTCGTGCTCGGGTTCCTCGACGCCGGCGGCACGGTCGACCTGGACACCGTGGAGCGGGTCGTCGCGGCGCTGGACGGCTGCCGCTGGACCTTCCACCGGGCGATCGACCGGGCCGCCGACCGCGACGCCCTGCGCAAGCAGCTCGCCGACCTGCCCGGTCTGGACACCTACCTCACGGCGGGGTCCGCCACGGGCGTGGACGCCGGGCTGCCGACGCTGCTCGCGGAGGCCGCGCACGGCGGCGAGCCCGGGTACGAGCAGCAGATCCTGGTGGGCGGCGGACTGCGCCTCGACCACGTGCCGCGGCTGCGGACCGGCGGGATCGACGCCTTCCACATCGGCGGCGCGGCCCGGCCCGGCGGCTGGGCGGGACCGGTCTCCGCCGACGCGGTCGCCCGGTGGCGGACGATCCTGGACGGCGGGGCCGGCGAGGGCTAG
- a CDS encoding UvrD-helicase domain-containing protein, producing MSTPVHDPLDGPGSRADDPLARERSHLAHSRSALRAMREDVEALDIRDVTANWVNAEVLARQIDERIKALADLSDTPLFFGRLDYLHAPGADRAEGAEGERFYIGRRHVHDADGDPMVIDWRAPVSQPFYRASKKDPLDVGLRRRFGYTGGDLTAYEDEHLSDPQETATTSKLLQQEIERPRVGPMRDIVATIQPEQDEIVRSGLGGTVCVQGGPGTGKTAVGLHRVAYLLYAHRERLARTGTLVIGPNKSFLHYIEQVLPALGELTVQQATVDDLVAHVEVRGTDEAAAAVVKGDARMAEVLRRALYAHVSMPTEPVVVVRGSRRWRVPAYELEELVRELLERDIRYGAAREALPQRIAHAVLVQMERSGEAPDDRVQDAVARNSAVKAAVKEVWPAVDPAKLVLRLLTDADFLAEHAEGILDEDEQKTILWAKPVRSVKAARWSAADAVLIDETADLIQRTHSLGHVVLDEAQDLSPMQYRAVGRRCTTGSATVLGDLAQGTTPWATRSWDQALAHLGKQEGHIEELTAGFRVPTDVIAYASRLLPHIAPGLTPVASVRENPGFFEVRTAAGTGEIVAACEELLRNEGSTGLIAADARVPALAEALTAAGITYLAPGEETTRETRLTLVPASLAKGLEYDYVVLDEPRAVVDGEPDERTGLRRLYVALTRAVSGLVVAHSAPLPAQLA from the coding sequence TTGTCCACGCCCGTCCACGACCCGCTCGACGGCCCAGGCAGCCGGGCCGACGACCCGCTGGCCCGCGAACGCTCCCACCTCGCCCACTCCCGCTCCGCCCTGCGCGCCATGCGCGAGGACGTGGAGGCGCTGGACATCCGGGACGTCACCGCGAACTGGGTCAACGCCGAGGTGCTCGCCCGGCAGATCGACGAGCGCATCAAGGCGCTGGCCGACCTCAGCGACACCCCGCTGTTCTTCGGCCGGCTCGACTACCTGCACGCCCCGGGCGCGGACCGGGCGGAGGGCGCCGAGGGGGAGCGGTTCTACATCGGGCGGCGGCATGTGCACGACGCCGACGGCGACCCCATGGTCATCGACTGGCGTGCCCCGGTCTCGCAGCCGTTCTACCGGGCGTCCAAGAAGGACCCCCTGGACGTCGGGTTGCGCCGCCGCTTCGGCTACACCGGCGGCGACCTGACCGCCTACGAGGACGAGCACCTGTCCGACCCGCAGGAGACGGCCACCACCAGCAAGCTGCTCCAGCAGGAGATCGAGCGGCCGCGCGTCGGACCGATGCGGGACATCGTCGCCACCATCCAGCCCGAGCAGGACGAGATCGTCCGCAGCGGGCTCGGCGGCACCGTCTGCGTCCAGGGCGGCCCCGGCACCGGGAAGACGGCCGTGGGTCTGCACCGGGTCGCGTATCTGCTCTACGCCCACCGGGAACGGCTCGCCCGCACCGGCACCCTCGTCATCGGGCCGAACAAGTCCTTCCTGCACTACATCGAGCAGGTCCTGCCGGCCCTCGGCGAGCTGACCGTGCAGCAGGCCACCGTGGACGACCTGGTGGCGCACGTGGAGGTGCGCGGCACGGACGAGGCCGCCGCGGCCGTCGTCAAGGGCGACGCCCGGATGGCGGAGGTGCTGCGCCGGGCCCTGTACGCGCACGTGAGCATGCCCACCGAGCCGGTGGTCGTGGTGCGCGGCTCGCGGCGCTGGCGCGTACCGGCGTACGAACTGGAAGAGCTGGTACGCGAGTTGCTGGAGCGGGACATCCGCTACGGGGCCGCGCGCGAGGCCCTGCCGCAGCGGATCGCGCACGCGGTGCTGGTGCAGATGGAGCGGTCCGGGGAGGCCCCGGACGACCGGGTCCAGGACGCCGTCGCCCGCAACAGCGCGGTGAAGGCGGCCGTGAAGGAGGTCTGGCCCGCCGTCGACCCCGCGAAGCTGGTGCTGCGGCTGCTGACCGACGCCGACTTCCTGGCCGAGCACGCCGAGGGGATCCTGGACGAGGACGAGCAGAAGACGATCCTGTGGGCGAAGCCCGTGCGCAGCGTGAAGGCGGCCCGGTGGTCGGCGGCGGACGCGGTGCTGATCGACGAGACGGCCGACCTGATCCAGCGCACCCACTCGCTCGGCCACGTGGTCCTGGACGAGGCGCAGGATCTGTCCCCGATGCAGTACCGCGCGGTCGGCCGCCGCTGCACCACGGGCAGCGCGACCGTCCTCGGCGACCTGGCGCAGGGCACGACCCCGTGGGCGACCCGGAGCTGGGACCAGGCCCTCGCCCACCTCGGCAAGCAGGAGGGGCACATCGAGGAGCTGACCGCGGGCTTCCGTGTCCCGACGGACGTCATCGCCTACGCCTCTCGCCTGCTCCCGCACATCGCGCCCGGCCTCACCCCGGTCGCCTCGGTCCGGGAGAACCCGGGCTTCTTCGAGGTCCGCACGGCCGCGGGGACGGGCGAGATCGTCGCCGCGTGCGAGGAGTTGCTGCGCAACGAGGGGTCGACGGGCCTGATCGCCGCGGACGCCCGCGTGCCCGCGCTCGCCGAGGCGCTGACGGCGGCCGGGATCACGTATCTGGCGCCCGGTGAGGAGACCACCCGCGAGACCCGCCTCACCCTCGTGCCGGCCTCCCTCGCCAAGGGTCTGGAGTACGACTACGTCGTCCTGGACGAACCGCGGGCCGTGGTGGACGGGGAGCCGGACGAGCGGACGGGGCTGCGCCGGCTGTACGTGGCGCTGACCCGGGCGGTGTCCGGCCTGGTCGTGGCCCACTCGGCGCCGCTGCCCGCACAGCTGGCCTGA